In one Candidatus Binatia bacterium genomic region, the following are encoded:
- a CDS encoding MATE family efflux transporter — LALVARHIGARQEADANQVLGQSILTAFGLSVVAIIPVIIFASEIVGLFGVEPSVVAQGGDFVKLVMLSIPQSAVLFVIGSALRGAGDTRTPLFIGVIVNIFNIVGNYVLIFGKLGLPALGVRGSGLATTIAFTVGIAVGLLLLVRGRLVLRVTLHPLRLDMKTIRRVLAIGYPAAGEQMIMQIGFFFYLAFAARYGTSAVAAYFIGVRILALSFLPGYGFAAAAAALVGQNLGAGDPVLAERSGWESNRLAIYLMSVCGVIIFLAARPIATLFVDDAQVVTDAVSFIRMLAVAQPLMGIDFTIGGALRGAGDTRFPLLAVFVGFYGCRLTFAYVAAVVLHLSLPWVWFALMGDYVARAALKAWRFHSGRWKHIAV, encoded by the coding sequence CTGGCCCTCGTGGCGCGGCACATCGGGGCACGCCAAGAGGCCGACGCCAACCAGGTACTGGGCCAGTCGATCCTCACTGCATTTGGCCTTTCGGTCGTTGCGATAATCCCGGTGATCATATTTGCATCGGAAATCGTCGGCTTGTTTGGCGTCGAGCCGTCGGTGGTCGCGCAGGGCGGCGATTTTGTCAAGCTGGTCATGTTGTCGATTCCTCAATCGGCGGTCCTGTTCGTCATCGGCTCGGCGTTGCGCGGCGCGGGGGATACACGAACGCCGTTGTTCATCGGTGTCATCGTAAACATCTTCAATATCGTCGGCAACTACGTCCTGATTTTCGGAAAGCTCGGATTGCCGGCCCTGGGGGTGCGTGGATCGGGGCTGGCGACCACTATCGCGTTCACGGTTGGGATCGCGGTGGGCCTACTGCTACTGGTGCGCGGCAGACTCGTCTTAAGGGTCACGCTTCACCCGCTCCGCTTGGACATGAAGACGATTCGCCGGGTGCTGGCCATCGGATACCCGGCTGCCGGCGAACAGATGATCATGCAGATCGGATTTTTCTTTTATCTTGCCTTCGCTGCCCGCTACGGCACCAGCGCCGTGGCGGCGTACTTCATCGGGGTGCGGATCCTGGCGCTGTCATTTCTTCCCGGCTACGGCTTCGCAGCAGCCGCAGCGGCTCTGGTAGGACAGAATCTCGGAGCGGGGGATCCCGTGCTTGCCGAACGGAGCGGATGGGAATCGAACCGGCTGGCGATCTACTTGATGTCCGTTTGCGGTGTCATCATTTTCCTGGCGGCACGGCCGATCGCGACGCTGTTCGTCGACGATGCGCAAGTGGTCACCGACGCGGTTTCATTCATTCGCATGCTGGCTGTGGCGCAGCCTCTGATGGGCATCGATTTCACCATCGGAGGCGCATTGCGCGGGGCCGGCGACACCCGTTTTCCGCTTCTGGCCGTGTTCGTTGGTTTCTACGGTTGTCGGCTGACGTTTGCGTACGTTGCCGCCGTGGTTCTGCACCTCAGCTTACCATGGGTCTGGTTTGCGCTCATGGGGGACTACGTCGCCCGTGCCGCCCTGAAAGCCTGGCGCTTCCACAGCGGGCGCTGGAAGCATATCGCAGTATAG